The following are encoded in a window of Saccharothrix longispora genomic DNA:
- a CDS encoding ATP-dependent helicase, producing MPDGVERVGGSGALASPFEVAEALGLPRPTPEQAAVIAAPTAPALVVAGAGAGKTETMAARVVYLVANGFVTPDRVLGLTFTRKAARQLSDRVRARLRRLGGSPLLDRLDPGGERRAAVLTGEPVILTYHAYAGRLVGEHGLRLPVEPGVRLLTETAAWQLAHRVVSTWTEDIDTDKVPATVTGYLLALAGELGEHLVRPEALREHADRLCALVENAPKTKRQGDNLPQSLQAVVDAQRLRANLLPLLEAYQARKRREAAMDFADQMSLAARLAAEYPEVARGERERYGAVLLDEYQDTGHAQRVLLRSLFGRGEPMPVTSVGDPAQAIYGWRGASAANLPRFVHDFPPAREYGLLTSFRNPPEVLALANAVSAPLRATGLDVDELRARDGAGPGDVRVALFDNVREELDWVADTVAAQWEQHLDSSDEPPTAAVLVRRRSDMAAIAAVLRDRGLPVEVVGLGGLLDEPEVRDLTSALRVLVDPLAGTAAARLLTGSRWRLAAYDLAALWSRARELAGSPTRQAVVDDPLSVLADALPGEHSEQAGLADALDDPGDPTAYSAEGYRRIRRLGAELSALRRRLDQPLPELVADVERTLLLDIEAMARPGGVGRAHLDAFADVVNDFAAASPSATLPALVDYLYTAEQAEDGLEPGEVEVAPNRVQVLTMHSAKGLEWHVVAVPHVVRDVFPGRKKSSSWLRSVTALPADLRGDAEDLPTLRVPPGADRKEVEEALVRHEEDFDARRLVEERRLLYVALTRSEHSLLVSGHWWAESGEKPKGPSPFLTELREAVLAAEHPPADIAHWAPRPGEDDPNPLASQTKTAQWPADPLGRRRAAVAEGAELVLAALERHLAEPVPAAEPESAEPAEPEPVPDEPEPVEPVDLEPPPDFDYEPPEEPDDDEPPLPEPDQPEPDQPEPDQPEPVPAEPAEPAEPVEQAVPEEDPDDPEGWARDVDVLLAERAAAADRRERVVLPEHLSVSQLVELAADPDLLARRLRRPLPFPPNPLARRGTAFHTWLEQRFGVRRLFDLDELPGAADEDASPDADLTPLQEAFLRSEWGDRAPHDVEVPFEAEIEGLSVRGRMDAVFADEDGGWTVVDWKTGRVPDAERLPALSVQLAAYRLAWAALTGTPVAKVRAAFHYVRHERTLRPVDLLDADGLRDLVRSVPTG from the coding sequence ATGCCGGACGGGGTCGAGCGGGTGGGCGGGTCGGGAGCCCTCGCCAGTCCGTTCGAGGTCGCCGAGGCGCTCGGCCTGCCCAGGCCCACGCCCGAGCAGGCCGCCGTCATCGCCGCGCCCACCGCGCCCGCCCTCGTCGTGGCCGGCGCGGGCGCGGGCAAGACCGAGACGATGGCCGCCCGCGTCGTCTACCTGGTCGCCAACGGCTTCGTCACGCCCGACCGCGTCCTCGGCCTCACGTTCACCCGCAAGGCCGCCCGCCAGCTCTCCGACCGCGTCCGGGCCCGCCTGCGCCGCCTGGGCGGCTCCCCGCTGCTCGACCGGCTCGACCCGGGCGGCGAGCGCCGGGCCGCCGTCCTCACCGGCGAACCGGTGATCCTCACCTACCACGCCTACGCGGGCAGGCTCGTCGGCGAGCACGGGCTGCGGCTGCCCGTGGAACCCGGCGTGCGGCTGCTGACCGAGACCGCGGCGTGGCAGCTCGCGCACCGCGTCGTCTCCACCTGGACGGAGGACATCGACACCGACAAGGTGCCCGCCACCGTCACCGGCTACCTGCTGGCGCTGGCCGGCGAGCTGGGGGAGCACCTGGTGCGCCCGGAGGCCCTGCGCGAGCACGCCGACCGGCTGTGCGCGCTGGTCGAGAACGCGCCGAAGACCAAGCGGCAGGGCGACAACCTGCCGCAGTCGCTCCAGGCCGTCGTCGACGCCCAGCGGCTGCGGGCGAACCTCCTGCCGCTGCTGGAGGCGTACCAGGCGCGCAAGCGGCGCGAGGCGGCCATGGACTTCGCCGACCAGATGTCGCTGGCCGCGCGGCTGGCCGCCGAGTACCCCGAGGTGGCGCGGGGCGAGCGCGAGCGCTACGGCGCCGTGCTGCTCGACGAGTACCAGGACACCGGCCACGCCCAGCGCGTGCTGCTGCGGTCGCTGTTCGGGCGGGGCGAGCCGATGCCCGTGACGTCGGTCGGCGACCCGGCCCAGGCGATCTACGGCTGGCGCGGCGCGTCCGCCGCCAACCTGCCGCGGTTCGTCCACGACTTCCCGCCCGCCCGCGAGTACGGCCTGCTCACCAGCTTCCGCAACCCGCCCGAGGTGCTGGCCCTGGCCAACGCCGTGTCCGCGCCGCTGCGCGCCACGGGCCTGGACGTCGACGAGCTGCGCGCCCGCGACGGCGCCGGGCCGGGCGACGTCCGGGTGGCGTTGTTCGACAACGTCCGCGAGGAGCTGGACTGGGTCGCCGACACCGTCGCCGCCCAGTGGGAGCAGCACCTGGACAGCAGCGACGAGCCGCCGACCGCCGCCGTCCTGGTCCGCCGCCGCTCCGACATGGCCGCCATCGCCGCCGTCCTGCGCGACCGCGGCCTGCCCGTCGAGGTCGTCGGCCTGGGGGGGCTGCTCGACGAACCCGAGGTGCGCGACCTCACCAGCGCCCTGCGCGTCCTGGTCGACCCGCTCGCGGGCACGGCCGCCGCCCGCCTGCTCACCGGCTCGCGCTGGCGCCTCGCCGCGTACGACCTGGCCGCCCTGTGGAGCCGGGCGCGCGAACTGGCCGGGTCACCGACCCGCCAGGCCGTCGTGGACGACCCGCTGTCCGTCCTCGCCGACGCCCTGCCCGGCGAGCACTCCGAGCAGGCGGGTCTCGCCGACGCGCTGGACGACCCGGGCGACCCCACCGCCTACTCGGCGGAGGGCTACCGCCGCATCCGCCGGCTCGGCGCGGAGCTGTCCGCCCTGCGACGCCGCCTCGACCAGCCGCTGCCCGAGCTGGTCGCCGACGTCGAGCGCACCCTGCTGCTCGACATCGAGGCCATGGCCAGGCCCGGCGGCGTGGGCCGGGCCCACCTGGACGCGTTCGCCGACGTGGTCAACGACTTCGCCGCCGCCAGCCCGTCCGCGACGCTCCCCGCCCTGGTGGACTACCTCTACACCGCCGAGCAGGCCGAGGACGGCCTGGAGCCCGGCGAGGTGGAGGTCGCGCCGAACCGGGTGCAGGTGCTGACCATGCACTCCGCGAAGGGCCTGGAGTGGCACGTCGTCGCCGTGCCGCACGTGGTCAGGGACGTGTTCCCCGGCCGCAAGAAGTCGTCGAGCTGGCTGCGGTCGGTCACCGCGCTGCCCGCCGACCTGCGCGGTGACGCCGAGGACCTGCCGACGCTGCGCGTGCCGCCCGGGGCCGACCGCAAGGAGGTCGAGGAGGCCCTCGTCCGGCACGAGGAGGACTTCGACGCCCGCCGCCTGGTGGAGGAGCGCCGGCTGCTGTACGTGGCGCTCACCCGGTCCGAGCACAGCCTGCTCGTGTCCGGGCACTGGTGGGCCGAGTCGGGGGAGAAGCCCAAGGGACCGTCGCCGTTCCTCACCGAACTGCGCGAGGCCGTGCTGGCGGCCGAGCACCCGCCCGCCGACATCGCCCACTGGGCCCCGCGACCGGGGGAGGACGACCCCAACCCGCTCGCCTCGCAGACCAAGACCGCCCAGTGGCCCGCCGACCCCCTGGGCAGGCGGCGCGCGGCCGTGGCGGAGGGGGCGGAGCTGGTGCTGGCGGCGCTGGAGCGCCACCTCGCCGAGCCCGTGCCCGCCGCCGAGCCCGAATCCGCCGAGCCCGCCGAGCCCGAGCCCGTCCCGGACGAGCCCGAACCCGTCGAACCGGTGGACCTCGAACCGCCCCCGGACTTCGACTACGAACCACCCGAGGAGCCGGACGACGACGAGCCGCCGCTCCCCGAGCCGGACCAACCCGAGCCGGACCAACCCGAGCCGGACCAACCCGAGCCGGTGCCCGCCGAGCCCGCCGAACCGGCAGAGCCGGTCGAACAGGCCGTGCCGGAGGAGGACCCCGACGACCCCGAGGGCTGGGCCCGCGACGTCGACGTCCTCCTCGCCGAGCGCGCCGCCGCGGCCGACCGGCGGGAACGCGTCGTGCTGCCCGAGCACCTCTCGGTCAGCCAACTCGTCGAGCTCGCCGCCGACCCGGACCTGCTGGCCCGGCGCCTGCGCCGCCCCCTGCCGTTCCCGCCGAACCCGCTGGCCCGCCGCGGCACGGCGTTCCACACGTGGCTGGAACAGCGGTTCGGCGTGCGCCGCCTGTTCGACCTGGACGAGCTGCCCGGCGCGGCCGACGAGGACGCCTCGCCCGACGCGGACCTGACCCCGCTCCAGGAGGCCTTCCTGCGCAGCGAGTGGGGCGACCGGGCGCCGCACGACGTCGAGGTGCCGTTCGAGGCGGAGATCGAGGGCCTGTCGGTGCGCGGCCGCATGGACGCGGTGTTCGCCGACGAGGACGGCGGCTGGACCGTCGTGGACTGGAAGACGGGCCGGGTGCCGGACGCCGAGCGGCTGCCCGCGCTGTCCGTGCAGCTCGCGGCGTACCGGCTGGCGTGGGCGGCGCTGACGGGCACGCCCGTGGCGAAGGTGCGGGCGGCGTTCCACTACGTGCGGCACGAGCGCACGCTGCGCCCCGTGGACCTGCTGGACGCGGACGGCCTGCGCGACCTGGTCCGCTCGGTCCCGACCGGCTAG
- a CDS encoding DoxX family protein, producing the protein METSRSGSRSALALAGLLGAAGATHFAKPGPYDSIVPRRLPGKPRTWTYASGVAEVALAAAVAAPRTRGTAAKLAAVFFAAVFPANVKMAYDYRAKSPKARAIAYGRLPLQVPLILWALRVARSTR; encoded by the coding sequence ATGGAGACCTCACGTTCCGGTTCCCGGTCGGCGCTGGCGCTGGCCGGGCTGCTGGGCGCGGCCGGTGCCACGCACTTCGCCAAGCCGGGGCCGTACGACTCGATCGTGCCGCGCCGACTGCCGGGCAAGCCCCGGACCTGGACGTACGCGTCCGGTGTGGCGGAGGTCGCGTTGGCGGCGGCGGTCGCGGCCCCCCGCACGCGGGGAACGGCCGCGAAGCTGGCCGCGGTGTTCTTCGCCGCGGTGTTCCCGGCGAACGTGAAGATGGCGTACGACTACCGGGCGAAGTCGCCCAAGGCCCGCGCCATCGCCTACGGCCGCCTCCCGTTGCAGGTCCCGCTGATCCTGTGGGCCTTGCGCGTGGCGCGCTCAACCCGCTGA
- a CDS encoding M20/M25/M40 family metallo-hydrolase codes for MSGDPEEPEHPERAAVAALADDFVAGLREWLSIPSIGVDPAHHGDVHASARWLAEALRRDGWPDVRVWDSGPALPAVHACWPAEDPAAPTVLVYGHHDVQPVDPVEQWQHPPFDPTLVGEELFGRGASDDKGQVAMHLLGVRAHLAATGADRPAVTLKLFVEGEEESGSPHLTRLLDEHRDDLACDLVVFTDTPLYSRDAPTVCTGQRGVYGAEVVLTGGSSDVHSGRAGGSVPNPATAAARLVAALHDDDGRVRLRDFYADVVEPTDAERADYAELPFDEDVWLANSGGAQALAGEPGWSTLERVWVRPTAEVNGISGGYTGPGLKTIVPASASVKLSFRLVPDQRPERVADALREFVAAHTPPGVRAEVVARGDGVPPYAVDVSHPAVGAVREAVETAFDQPVRFSRTGGSGPAALLHGWLGVPVVYLGATLPDDRIHAPNERVVVPLLLRGAEAAAHLWRLLPGRLS; via the coding sequence GTGAGCGGTGATCCAGAAGAACCCGAGCATCCCGAGCGGGCGGCCGTGGCCGCACTCGCCGACGACTTCGTGGCCGGGCTGCGCGAGTGGCTCTCCATCCCCTCGATCGGAGTGGACCCGGCCCACCACGGCGACGTCCACGCCTCCGCGCGGTGGCTGGCGGAGGCCCTGCGCCGGGACGGCTGGCCCGACGTGCGGGTCTGGGACTCCGGTCCCGCCCTGCCCGCCGTCCACGCCTGCTGGCCCGCCGAGGACCCCGCGGCGCCGACCGTGCTGGTCTACGGCCACCACGACGTGCAACCGGTCGACCCGGTCGAGCAGTGGCAACACCCGCCGTTCGACCCCACCCTCGTGGGGGAGGAGCTGTTCGGGCGCGGCGCGAGCGACGACAAGGGTCAGGTCGCCATGCACCTGCTCGGCGTGCGGGCGCACCTGGCCGCGACCGGCGCCGACCGGCCCGCCGTCACGCTCAAGCTGTTCGTCGAGGGCGAGGAGGAGTCCGGCTCGCCGCACCTGACCCGGCTGCTCGACGAGCACCGCGACGACCTCGCGTGCGACCTCGTCGTGTTCACCGACACACCCCTGTACTCGCGCGACGCGCCGACCGTGTGCACCGGCCAGCGCGGCGTGTACGGCGCCGAGGTCGTCCTCACCGGCGGCTCGTCCGACGTGCACTCCGGCCGGGCGGGCGGCAGCGTGCCCAACCCGGCCACCGCCGCGGCCCGGCTCGTCGCCGCCCTGCACGACGACGACGGCCGCGTCCGGCTGCGCGACTTCTACGCCGACGTGGTCGAACCCACCGACGCCGAGCGCGCCGACTACGCGGAACTGCCGTTCGACGAGGACGTGTGGCTGGCGAACTCCGGCGGCGCGCAGGCCCTGGCCGGCGAACCCGGCTGGTCCACCCTCGAACGCGTCTGGGTGCGCCCGACCGCCGAGGTCAACGGCATCAGCGGCGGGTACACGGGGCCCGGCCTGAAGACGATCGTGCCCGCGTCGGCCTCGGTGAAGCTGTCGTTCCGCCTGGTGCCCGACCAGCGGCCCGAGCGGGTCGCCGACGCCCTGCGCGAGTTCGTCGCCGCGCACACCCCGCCCGGCGTGCGCGCCGAGGTCGTCGCCCGGGGCGACGGCGTCCCGCCCTACGCCGTGGACGTCTCGCACCCCGCCGTGGGCGCGGTCCGCGAGGCCGTGGAGACCGCGTTCGACCAGCCCGTCAGGTTCAGCCGGACGGGCGGTTCCGGGCCGGCGGCCCTGCTGCACGGGTGGCTCGGCGTGCCCGTCGTGTACCTGGGGGCGACGTTGCCGGACGACCGCATCCACGCGCCGAACGAGCGCGTCGTCGTGCCGCTGCTGCTGCGCGGCGCCGAGGCCGCCGCGCACCTGTGGCGACTCCTCCCCGGGAGGCTGTCGTGA
- a CDS encoding potassium channel family protein yields the protein MPDTVQSPVRAILKRVVGALAALMAAVLIVYFDRDGYRDANGDGLSFLDCVYYATVSLSTTGYGDIAPASSSARLVNVLVITPLRVLFLIVLVGTTLEVLTERSRQALRIQKWRTKVRDHVVVIGYGTKGRSAVSALMGDGVDPGHIVVVDTSQQALDAASAIGLVTVHGTGTSNDVLRVAGVPRSRAVVVAANRDDTSVLVTLTARELAPKAQIVASVRERENEHLLRQSGADSVVVSSETAGRLLGMATATPSVVDMVEDLLTPDSGLAIAERDVEPAEVGGSPRHLPDIVLGVVRDGTLYRVDAPEADAVEAGDRLLYVKKVSAPRES from the coding sequence ATGCCGGACACGGTGCAGAGCCCCGTCCGGGCCATCCTGAAGCGGGTCGTCGGCGCGCTCGCGGCCTTGATGGCCGCCGTCCTCATCGTCTACTTCGACCGCGACGGCTACCGCGACGCCAACGGGGACGGCCTGTCCTTCCTCGATTGCGTCTACTACGCCACCGTCTCCCTCTCCACCACCGGCTACGGCGACATCGCGCCGGCCAGCTCGTCCGCCAGGCTCGTCAACGTCCTGGTGATCACGCCCCTGCGCGTGCTGTTCCTGATCGTCCTGGTCGGTACCACCCTCGAAGTGCTCACCGAGCGCTCCCGCCAGGCCCTGCGCATCCAGAAGTGGAGGACCAAGGTGCGTGACCACGTGGTGGTGATCGGCTACGGCACGAAGGGCCGGTCCGCGGTGAGCGCCCTCATGGGCGACGGCGTGGACCCCGGCCACATCGTCGTCGTCGACACCTCCCAGCAGGCCCTCGACGCGGCGTCCGCCATCGGCCTCGTCACCGTCCACGGCACCGGCACCAGCAACGACGTGCTGCGCGTCGCGGGCGTGCCGCGGTCCAGGGCGGTGGTCGTGGCCGCCAACCGCGACGACACCTCGGTCCTGGTCACCCTCACCGCCCGCGAGCTGGCGCCCAAGGCGCAGATCGTCGCCTCGGTGCGGGAGCGCGAGAACGAGCACCTGCTGCGCCAGTCCGGCGCCGACTCGGTCGTGGTGTCCAGCGAGACCGCCGGCCGCCTGCTCGGCATGGCCACCGCCACCCCGTCGGTCGTCGACATGGTCGAGGACCTCCTCACCCCCGACTCGGGCCTGGCCATCGCCGAGCGCGACGTCGAGCCCGCCGAGGTGGGCGGCTCGCCCCGCCACCTGCCGGACATCGTGCTCGGCGTGGTCCGCGACGGCACCCTCTACCGGGTCGACGCGCCCGAGGCGGACGCCGTGGAGGCGGGCGACCGGCTGCTCTACGTCAAGAAGGTGAGCGCGCCCAGGGAATCGTGA
- a CDS encoding sensor histidine kinase produces the protein MTLRTASLRRRVTLSAIGLLGVVLVGVVLVVDALFAAQSQRDVETALLEKSRVAQQLVKQRVRGKDLADRLEGRGVEVRLVMPDGEVFGQAPHEEVANSVERQLADGSRITLYAGSSVITAAQARLRRLLLLVGFGALAVTAVAMVLVVRRALAPLDAVTTLARSIARGHRGYRLNPTRADTELGRTAAAFDDMLDSLEGSEERTKRFVADAAHELRTPVAGVQAVAEALMQTGSAEERERLNLLLVRESRRAGRLVDDLLALARIDAGLEPHRERVDLLALAEAEVGRTRLLAPDFDVAAEGRPAHVSGDPQRLAQVLANLTDNARQATGLDGWVRLRVSAADGLVVLTVVDDGPGVAPADRERVFDRLVRLDEARDRRSGGSGLGLAIARALVRAHGGELVCLPPHAAGAPSGGGVGAVFQVRLPASP, from the coding sequence GTGACCCTGCGGACCGCCTCGCTGCGCCGCCGGGTGACGCTGTCCGCGATCGGCCTGCTCGGGGTGGTCCTGGTCGGGGTCGTGCTGGTGGTGGACGCGCTGTTCGCGGCCCAGTCCCAGCGGGACGTGGAGACCGCGCTGCTGGAGAAGTCGCGGGTCGCCCAGCAGCTGGTGAAGCAGCGGGTGCGCGGGAAGGACCTGGCGGACCGGCTGGAGGGTCGGGGCGTGGAGGTCCGGCTGGTGATGCCGGACGGGGAGGTGTTCGGGCAGGCGCCCCACGAGGAGGTGGCGAACTCCGTCGAGCGGCAGCTGGCGGACGGCTCCCGGATCACCCTGTACGCCGGCTCGTCGGTGATCACGGCGGCGCAGGCGCGGTTGCGGCGGTTGCTGCTGCTGGTCGGGTTCGGCGCCCTGGCCGTGACGGCGGTGGCGATGGTGCTGGTGGTGCGGCGGGCGCTGGCGCCGCTGGACGCGGTGACGACGTTGGCCAGGTCGATCGCGCGCGGACACCGGGGGTACCGGCTGAACCCGACCCGGGCGGACACCGAGCTCGGGCGCACCGCGGCGGCGTTCGACGACATGCTCGACTCGCTGGAGGGGTCGGAGGAGCGGACGAAGCGGTTCGTGGCGGACGCGGCGCACGAGCTGCGGACGCCCGTCGCCGGGGTGCAGGCGGTGGCCGAGGCGTTGATGCAGACCGGCAGCGCCGAGGAGCGGGAACGGCTGAACCTGCTGCTGGTGCGGGAGTCGCGGCGGGCCGGGCGGCTGGTCGACGACCTGCTGGCACTGGCCCGCATCGACGCGGGCCTGGAGCCGCACCGGGAACGGGTCGACCTGCTCGCCCTGGCCGAGGCCGAGGTGGGGCGGACCAGGCTGCTCGCCCCCGACTTCGACGTCGCGGCGGAGGGCCGGCCGGCGCACGTGTCCGGCGACCCGCAGCGGTTGGCGCAGGTGCTGGCGAACCTCACCGACAACGCCCGGCAGGCCACCGGGCTCGACGGGTGGGTGCGCCTGCGGGTGTCCGCGGCGGACGGTCTGGTCGTGCTGACCGTGGTGGACGACGGGCCGGGCGTGGCGCCCGCCGACCGGGAACGCGTCTTCGACCGGTTGGTGCGGCTGGACGAGGCGCGGGACCGGCGGTCCGGCGGTTCCGGTCTCGGGCTGGCCATCGCGCGGGCGCTGGTGCGCGCGCACGGCGGCGAGCTGGTCTGCCTGCCCCCGCACGCGGCGGGAGCCCCCTCGGGCGGCGGGGTGGGCGCGGTCTTCCAGGTGCGGTTGCCGGCGTCCCCGTGA
- a CDS encoding response regulator transcription factor has translation MSTAARVLVIEDAEAIGAAVGSALRDAGYLVRVRPDGRDLEAELARFRPDLVVLDVMLPGRDGFALLEVVRRTSGAGVVMLSARDGVGDRLRGLDRGADDYVVKPFVLAELVARVSAVLRRLGRTPSTAQVGDLVVDADSAVVLRGGTPVELTATELRLLRYLAAQRGRVVGKTQILTAVWGYEDYDPNLVEVHVSALRRKLEEHGPRLLHTVRGLGYVLRVDGT, from the coding sequence GTGTCGACTGCTGCCAGGGTGCTGGTGATCGAGGACGCCGAGGCCATCGGGGCCGCGGTGGGCTCCGCCCTGCGGGACGCGGGCTACCTGGTGCGGGTCCGGCCGGACGGCCGGGACCTGGAGGCGGAACTGGCCCGGTTCCGGCCCGACCTGGTGGTGCTCGACGTGATGCTGCCCGGTCGGGACGGCTTCGCGCTGCTGGAGGTCGTCCGGCGGACCAGCGGGGCCGGGGTCGTGATGCTGTCCGCGCGGGACGGGGTGGGCGACCGGCTGCGCGGGCTGGACCGGGGCGCGGACGACTACGTGGTGAAGCCGTTCGTGCTGGCCGAGCTGGTGGCGCGGGTCAGCGCGGTGCTGCGGCGGTTGGGGCGGACGCCGTCGACGGCGCAGGTCGGCGACCTCGTGGTCGACGCGGACTCGGCGGTCGTGCTGCGCGGGGGCACGCCGGTCGAGCTGACCGCCACCGAGCTGCGGCTGCTGCGCTACCTGGCCGCCCAGCGCGGGCGGGTGGTGGGCAAGACCCAGATCCTCACCGCGGTGTGGGGGTACGAGGACTACGACCCCAACCTGGTCGAGGTGCACGTGAGCGCGCTGCGGCGGAAGCTGGAGGAGCACGGGCCCCGGCTCCTGCACACGGTGCGCGGGCTCGGGTACGTGCTGCGGGTGGACGGGACGTGA
- a CDS encoding neutral zinc metallopeptidase, translated as MHPSQEPRNNPIVLIGVFSVIVLSVLGLGLVTQVELSRRVTGRAVAAPGGPAAASTAAEAPRPRAVHRLADHPLLVTPVALSPVTCPLPGFGLSDAQLSAYYEAGAACLDQAWRPVLEQANLPFDPPALDTSPDLAEGPCGAAPAQSEAVAYYCGRNRTIYMPTKRLRDNGGGERAGSHLATLAHEYGHHVQALSGMLRAADGKIVDAGEGTPAGLEMSRRIELQANCFAGLFLGAASASIGPGLAAEAAEDFGYAVEEAPEKNAHGNPDNQAEWASNGFASGTTASCNTYAAPATAVG; from the coding sequence GTGCACCCTTCCCAGGAGCCCAGGAACAACCCGATCGTGCTCATCGGCGTGTTCTCGGTGATCGTGTTGTCCGTGCTGGGCCTGGGCCTGGTGACGCAGGTGGAGTTGTCGCGGCGGGTCACCGGCCGCGCGGTGGCCGCACCCGGTGGGCCCGCGGCGGCGAGCACGGCGGCGGAGGCACCCCGGCCGCGCGCCGTCCACCGGTTGGCCGACCACCCGCTGCTGGTCACGCCCGTGGCGCTGTCCCCCGTGACCTGCCCGCTGCCGGGGTTCGGCCTGTCGGACGCCCAGCTGTCCGCGTACTACGAGGCGGGCGCCGCGTGCCTGGACCAGGCGTGGCGGCCCGTGCTGGAGCAGGCGAACCTGCCGTTCGACCCGCCCGCCCTGGACACCTCGCCCGACCTGGCGGAGGGACCGTGCGGCGCGGCGCCGGCGCAGAGCGAGGCCGTGGCGTACTACTGCGGTCGCAACAGGACGATCTACATGCCGACGAAGCGGCTGCGCGACAACGGCGGCGGTGAGCGGGCCGGCTCGCACCTGGCGACGTTGGCGCACGAGTACGGGCACCACGTGCAGGCGTTGAGCGGGATGCTGCGCGCCGCGGACGGCAAGATCGTCGACGCGGGCGAGGGGACGCCCGCCGGGCTGGAGATGTCGCGGCGGATCGAGCTCCAGGCGAACTGCTTCGCCGGGCTGTTCCTGGGCGCGGCGTCCGCGTCGATCGGGCCGGGGTTGGCGGCGGAGGCCGCGGAGGACTTCGGGTACGCGGTCGAGGAGGCGCCGGAGAAGAACGCCCACGGCAACCCCGACAACCAGGCCGAGTGGGCGTCGAACGGGTTCGCCTCGGGCACGACGGCGTCGTGCAACACCTACGCGGCCCCGGCGACCGCCGTCGGCTGA
- a CDS encoding neutral zinc metallopeptidase → MPYPPAPRRKDKGPVVALVMIGIVVLAIATVGVVAATRDSNQAGDSGYSGYSSYTYSPEATTTTTGETATSSRSGSPRTTSTSTSQAGPKAVIALGDNPIHAEGLGAFDIDGCALPGMDYSAPGQDQFLRAALPCIEAMWKPSFAKANLPYQPAELVMVTSQITTTCGSMGPDRTALYCDGTIYWTPAHYANEQGSANPNHPGKYLGQLAHEYGHHVQWLSGILRASSQAQYEKGGWDTPEGLDLNRRKELQATCFGGMTLAPLSHGAVPGDVIQVALTDAGNRGDYPIYPTRDHGAPERNAAWVNHGFRNNETSACNTWVASAAEVS, encoded by the coding sequence ATGCCCTACCCGCCGGCGCCGCGTCGCAAGGACAAGGGGCCCGTGGTGGCCCTGGTGATGATCGGGATCGTGGTGCTGGCCATCGCCACGGTCGGCGTGGTCGCCGCGACGCGCGACTCGAACCAGGCCGGGGACTCCGGCTACTCGGGGTACTCCAGCTACACCTACTCGCCCGAGGCGACCACCACGACCACCGGGGAGACGGCGACCAGCAGCAGGTCGGGCAGCCCGCGGACGACCTCGACCAGCACGTCCCAGGCCGGTCCGAAGGCCGTGATCGCGCTCGGCGACAACCCGATCCACGCCGAGGGCCTCGGCGCGTTCGACATCGACGGCTGCGCGCTGCCCGGCATGGACTACTCGGCGCCGGGGCAGGACCAGTTCCTGCGCGCCGCGCTGCCGTGCATCGAGGCGATGTGGAAGCCCTCGTTCGCCAAGGCCAACCTGCCCTACCAGCCGGCCGAGCTGGTCATGGTGACCTCCCAGATCACCACGACGTGCGGGTCCATGGGGCCCGACCGCACCGCCCTCTACTGCGACGGCACGATCTACTGGACGCCCGCCCACTACGCGAACGAACAGGGTTCGGCGAACCCCAACCACCCCGGCAAGTACCTCGGGCAGCTCGCGCACGAGTACGGCCACCACGTCCAGTGGCTGTCGGGCATCCTGCGTGCCTCCAGCCAGGCCCAGTACGAGAAGGGCGGCTGGGACACCCCCGAGGGCCTCGACCTGAACCGGCGCAAGGAACTCCAGGCGACCTGCTTCGGCGGGATGACGCTGGCTCCCCTGTCGCACGGCGCGGTGCCCGGTGACGTCATCCAGGTGGCGCTGACCGACGCGGGCAACCGCGGCGACTACCCGATCTACCCCACCCGGGACCACGGCGCGCCCGAGCGGAACGCGGCCTGGGTGAACCACGGCTTCAGGAACAACGAGACGAGCGCGTGCAACACTTGGGTCGCCAGCGCAGCCGAGGTGAGCTGA